From a single Cupriavidus taiwanensis LMG 19424 genomic region:
- a CDS encoding diguanylate cyclase domain-containing protein, whose protein sequence is MSQRQPVRGHRARPTLYSVLRRIHLGVALIAVCTAGLALTAIGVTALRVYADHNARLVARSIAYTLEAPVVFRDQAATAETLAAIAASEDIARATVYDRDHHVLAVWQRPGDTPLTGLRHAVVEWLGTDAVEQPILHQAQQVGMLRVSGDPRNLLHFLLRGALGLLACLLLTAVGAHYLASRLLVQIIEPLRNLMRVAHAVRSQRDFAQRTPPASIAELNALSEDFNGLLDELQTWQNQMQHENRSLAHRANHDALTGLLNRAAFVEALEHAVRHAAANDEYAAVLYLDSDDFKHVNDRHGHAAGDAVLVAVAQRIRASLRGRDTVARIGGDEFAVLATALRAPRDAIQIAEHILQAMAHPIDLPDGGSVQASLSIGLAVFPVHAQGSQALLHAADAAMYGAKRRSGGIWQSAEPRLDVTQ, encoded by the coding sequence ATGAGCCAGCGCCAGCCGGTGCGCGGGCATCGCGCGCGCCCCACCCTGTACAGCGTCCTGCGCCGCATCCACCTGGGCGTGGCACTGATCGCGGTATGCACCGCCGGCCTGGCGCTGACCGCGATCGGCGTGACCGCGCTGCGTGTCTACGCCGACCACAACGCGCGGCTGGTGGCGCGCTCCATCGCCTACACGCTGGAAGCGCCGGTGGTGTTCCGCGACCAGGCGGCCACCGCGGAAACGCTGGCCGCGATCGCGGCCTCGGAAGACATCGCCCGGGCCACCGTCTATGACCGCGACCACCACGTCCTGGCGGTATGGCAGCGGCCCGGCGATACACCGCTGACGGGCCTGCGCCATGCGGTGGTCGAATGGCTCGGCACCGATGCCGTCGAGCAGCCCATCCTGCACCAGGCGCAGCAGGTGGGCATGCTGCGCGTCAGCGGCGATCCGCGCAACTTGCTGCACTTCCTGCTGCGTGGCGCGCTGGGGCTGCTGGCCTGCCTGCTGCTGACCGCCGTGGGCGCCCACTACCTGGCCAGCCGGCTGCTGGTACAGATCATCGAGCCGTTGCGCAACCTGATGCGGGTGGCCCACGCGGTCCGTTCCCAGCGCGATTTCGCGCAGCGCACGCCGCCTGCCAGCATCGCCGAGCTCAATGCCCTCAGCGAGGACTTCAACGGCCTGCTCGACGAGCTGCAGACCTGGCAGAACCAGATGCAGCACGAGAACCGCTCGCTCGCCCACCGCGCCAACCACGATGCCCTGACCGGACTGCTGAACCGCGCCGCCTTCGTCGAAGCGCTGGAGCACGCCGTGCGCCACGCCGCCGCCAACGATGAGTATGCCGCGGTGCTGTATCTGGACAGCGACGATTTCAAGCACGTCAACGATCGCCACGGCCATGCCGCCGGCGACGCGGTACTGGTCGCGGTGGCCCAGCGCATCCGTGCCAGCCTGCGTGGCCGAGACACCGTGGCGCGCATCGGCGGCGACGAATTCGCGGTGCTGGCCACCGCGCTGCGCGCGCCGCGCGATGCGATCCAGATCGCCGAACATATCCTGCAGGCAATGGCCCACCCCATCGACCTGCCGGACGGCGGCTCGGTGCAGGCCTCGCTCAGCATCGGACTCGCCGTCTTCCCTGTCCACGCGCAAGGCAGCCAGGCGCTGCTGCATGCCGCCGATGCCGCCATGTACGGCGCCAAGCGCCGCTCCGGCGGCATCTGGCAAAGCGCCGAGCCGCGCCTGGACGTCACGCAGTGA
- a CDS encoding GNAT family N-acetyltransferase — protein MQKLISTFEIRPALPSDAQAVEAILIDTYLGTWKPQLTPAAAAAFEQQGKTRSYVEARLQEFHVACVNGVPAAMVDWENNFIWALHVGRTWQRMGLGGALLAHAEAAVARAGHREVRLETDTFNQQSRAFYRRQGYAEIDFYADESWDSGFTTVLLSKALAPV, from the coding sequence ATGCAAAAACTCATCAGCACATTCGAAATCCGCCCCGCCTTGCCCTCAGACGCGCAAGCGGTGGAAGCCATCCTGATCGACACCTACCTCGGCACATGGAAGCCGCAACTGACGCCGGCGGCCGCTGCCGCCTTCGAGCAGCAAGGCAAGACCCGCAGCTACGTTGAAGCACGTTTGCAGGAATTCCATGTTGCCTGCGTGAACGGGGTGCCGGCCGCGATGGTGGATTGGGAAAACAATTTCATCTGGGCGCTGCATGTTGGCCGGACCTGGCAGCGGATGGGGCTGGGCGGGGCGCTGCTGGCGCATGCGGAGGCCGCGGTGGCCCGCGCCGGGCATCGCGAGGTGCGGCTGGAGACGGATACGTTCAACCAGCAGAGCCGCGCCTTCTATCGGCGCCAGGGCTATGCCGAGATCGATTTCTATGCCGACGAAAGCTGGGATAGCGGCTTCACCACGGTGCTGCTGTCCAAAGCGCTGGCGCCAGTCTGA
- the acs gene encoding acetate--CoA ligase: protein MSAIESVMQEHRVFNPPEAFASQAAIPSMDAYRALCDEAERDYEGFWARYARELLHWNKPFTKVLDESNAPFYKWFEDGELNASYNCLDRNLQNGNADKVAIVFEADDGTVTRVTYRELHAKVCRLANGLKTLGIRKGDRVVIYMPMSVEGVAAMQACARLGATHSVVFGGFSAKSLQERLVDVGAVALITADEQMRGGKALPLKAIADDALALGGCEAVKNVIVYRRTGGNVGWTEGRDRWLDDVCANQPDTCEAEPVGAEHPLFVLYTSGSTGKPKGVQHSTGGYLLWALMTMKWTFDIKPDDLFWCTADIGWVTGHTYIAYGPLAAGATQVVFEGVPTYPNAGRFWDMIARHKVSIFYTAPTAIRSLIKAAEADEKIHPKQYDLSSLRLLGTVGEPINPEAWMWYYKNVGNENCPIVDTFWQTETGGHMITPLPGATPLVPGSCTLPLPGIMAAIVDETGHDVPNGSGGILVVKRPWPAMIRTIWGDPERFKKSYFPEELGGKLYLAGDGSIRDKDTGYFTIMGRIDDVLNVSGHRMGTMEIESALVANPLVAEAAVVGRPDDMTGEAICAFVVLKRSRPSGEEAAKLATELRNWVGKEIGPIAKPKDIRFGDNLPKTRSGKIMRRLLRSLAKGEEITQDTSTLENPAILEQLKQAQ from the coding sequence ATGTCCGCCATCGAATCGGTGATGCAGGAGCATCGCGTGTTCAACCCGCCCGAGGCGTTTGCCAGCCAGGCCGCCATCCCCAGCATGGACGCCTACCGCGCGCTGTGCGACGAGGCCGAGCGCGACTACGAGGGCTTCTGGGCCCGCTACGCCCGCGAGCTGCTGCACTGGAACAAGCCCTTCACCAAGGTGCTGGACGAGAGCAACGCGCCGTTCTACAAGTGGTTCGAGGACGGCGAGCTCAACGCCTCGTACAACTGCCTGGACCGCAACCTGCAGAACGGCAACGCCGACAAGGTCGCGATCGTGTTCGAGGCCGACGACGGCACCGTGACGCGCGTCACCTACCGCGAGCTGCATGCCAAGGTGTGCCGCCTGGCCAACGGCCTGAAGACGCTCGGCATCAGGAAGGGCGACCGCGTCGTGATCTACATGCCGATGTCGGTCGAGGGCGTGGCCGCGATGCAGGCCTGCGCGCGCCTGGGCGCGACGCACTCGGTGGTGTTCGGCGGCTTCTCCGCCAAGTCGCTGCAGGAGCGGCTGGTCGACGTGGGCGCGGTGGCGCTGATTACCGCGGACGAGCAGATGCGCGGCGGCAAGGCGCTGCCGCTGAAGGCGATTGCCGACGACGCGCTCGCGCTGGGCGGCTGTGAGGCCGTCAAGAACGTGATCGTCTATCGCCGCACCGGCGGCAATGTCGGCTGGACCGAGGGCCGCGACCGCTGGCTCGACGATGTCTGCGCCAACCAGCCCGACACCTGCGAAGCCGAGCCCGTCGGCGCCGAGCACCCGCTGTTCGTGCTGTACACCTCCGGCTCCACCGGCAAGCCCAAGGGCGTGCAGCACAGCACCGGCGGCTACCTGCTGTGGGCGCTGATGACGATGAAGTGGACCTTTGACATCAAGCCCGACGACCTGTTCTGGTGTACCGCCGACATCGGCTGGGTCACCGGCCACACCTATATCGCCTACGGCCCGCTGGCCGCCGGCGCGACCCAGGTGGTGTTCGAGGGCGTGCCGACCTACCCGAATGCCGGCCGCTTCTGGGACATGATCGCGCGCCACAAGGTCAGCATCTTCTACACCGCGCCGACCGCGATCCGCTCGCTGATCAAGGCCGCCGAGGCCGACGAGAAAATCCACCCGAAGCAGTACGACCTGTCCAGCCTGCGCCTGCTCGGCACCGTGGGCGAGCCGATCAACCCCGAGGCGTGGATGTGGTACTACAAGAACGTCGGCAATGAGAACTGCCCGATCGTCGATACCTTCTGGCAGACCGAGACCGGCGGCCACATGATCACGCCGCTGCCGGGCGCGACGCCGCTGGTGCCGGGTTCGTGCACGCTGCCGCTGCCCGGCATCATGGCCGCCATCGTCGACGAGACCGGACACGACGTGCCCAACGGCAGCGGCGGCATCCTGGTGGTCAAGCGCCCGTGGCCGGCGATGATCCGCACCATCTGGGGCGATCCCGAGCGCTTCAAGAAGAGCTATTTCCCCGAAGAGCTCGGCGGCAAGCTCTACCTGGCCGGCGATGGCTCGATCCGCGACAAGGACACCGGCTACTTCACCATCATGGGCCGCATCGACGACGTGCTGAATGTGTCGGGCCACCGCATGGGCACGATGGAGATCGAGTCGGCGCTGGTGGCCAACCCGCTGGTGGCCGAAGCCGCGGTGGTCGGGCGCCCGGATGACATGACCGGCGAAGCGATCTGCGCCTTCGTGGTGCTCAAGCGCTCGCGCCCGAGCGGCGAGGAAGCGGCCAAGCTCGCGACCGAACTGCGCAACTGGGTCGGCAAGGAGATCGGCCCGATCGCCAAGCCCAAGGACATCCGCTTTGGCGACAACCTGCCCAAGACGCGCTCGGGCAAGATCATGCGCCGCCTGCTGCGGTCGCTGGCCAAGGGCGAGGAGATCACGCAGGACACTTCGACGCTGGAGAACCCGGCCATCCTCGAGCAGCTCAAGCAGGCGCAGTAA
- a CDS encoding lysozyme inhibitor LprI family protein has translation MRVLACVAVAGLAVTAIPLAAAQNGGLSADYERCTGKAVSTADMLGCAAQEMRVQDAALNGAYQSLLRRLEAPRTGQLRVAQRVWLEYRQANCAFVSNPGGGSAARLAGASCMLEMTAARVRELRGFTTEAGGR, from the coding sequence ATGCGTGTCCTTGCCTGTGTTGCCGTCGCCGGACTGGCCGTGACGGCCATCCCGCTTGCCGCCGCGCAGAACGGCGGCCTGAGCGCCGACTATGAGCGCTGCACCGGCAAGGCCGTGTCGACCGCGGACATGCTCGGCTGCGCCGCCCAGGAGATGCGCGTCCAGGACGCGGCGCTGAACGGCGCCTACCAGTCGCTGCTGCGGCGGCTGGAAGCGCCGCGCACGGGGCAGTTGCGGGTGGCGCAGCGGGTGTGGCTGGAATACCGTCAGGCAAATTGCGCTTTTGTATCCAATCCGGGCGGCGGCAGCGCCGCGCGCCTGGCCGGCGCGAGCTGCATGCTCGAGATGACGGCCGCGCGGGTGCGCGAATTGCGTGGCTTCACCACCGAGGCCGGCGGCCGGTGA
- a CDS encoding D-amino acid aminotransferase, translating to MSDPIVHLNGTLTPLSEARIPVLDRGFIFGDGIYEVIPYYHGKPFRGAQHLARLHRSLEGIGIPDPYSAAQWLERVDEVVKANGLSDQLVYIQVTRGVARRTHAFPKEVVPTVLIMTNPMALPSAQMVEQGVACVTMEDRRWLNCQIKSISLLGNVLAAQHAVEQGVTEAIQFRDGWLTEASASNVWVVRDGRVSAPPKDNLILEGIRYGFMEEICAAMGIVLESRRIARDEVFAADEVLLSSASKELLPVVSIDGRQIGAGAPGPVFTRLYAAYQAAKAAL from the coding sequence ATGTCCGACCCCATCGTCCACCTCAACGGCACCCTGACTCCGCTCTCCGAGGCCCGCATCCCTGTGCTGGACCGCGGTTTTATCTTTGGCGACGGCATTTATGAGGTGATCCCGTACTACCACGGCAAGCCGTTCCGCGGCGCGCAGCACCTTGCGCGCCTGCACCGGAGCCTGGAGGGCATCGGTATTCCCGACCCGTATAGCGCCGCGCAGTGGCTGGAGCGGGTCGACGAGGTGGTCAAGGCTAACGGCCTGTCGGATCAGCTGGTCTATATCCAGGTGACGCGTGGCGTGGCCCGGCGCACGCATGCGTTCCCGAAGGAGGTGGTGCCGACGGTTTTGATCATGACCAATCCGATGGCGCTGCCGTCGGCGCAGATGGTGGAGCAGGGCGTTGCGTGCGTGACGATGGAGGACCGGCGCTGGCTGAATTGCCAGATCAAGTCGATCTCGCTGCTCGGCAACGTGCTGGCGGCGCAGCATGCGGTGGAGCAGGGGGTGACCGAGGCGATCCAGTTCCGCGACGGCTGGCTGACCGAGGCGTCGGCGTCCAACGTGTGGGTGGTGCGCGATGGCCGCGTGTCGGCGCCGCCCAAGGACAACCTGATCCTGGAGGGCATCCGCTACGGCTTCATGGAGGAAATCTGCGCTGCGATGGGGATTGTGCTGGAATCGCGCCGGATCGCCAGGGACGAGGTGTTTGCCGCCGACGAGGTGCTGCTGTCGTCCGCCAGCAAGGAGTTGCTGCCGGTGGTCAGCATCGATGGCCGTCAGATCGGCGCGGGCGCGCCGGGGCCCGTGTTCACGCGCCTGTACGCGGCTTACCAGGCGGCCAAGGCCGCGCTGTAG
- a CDS encoding OmpA family protein, giving the protein MHASRFLTDHRIRWQSWLAAVMLAGLALAGCQTAPREGRLSPAQLAVLQQEGFTLTGEGWELGLTDKVLFGFNEDLIEGDRAANVLRIGRALSGVGIERLRVDGHTDDAGSAEYNQSLSVRRAEAVARLLADAGFTRDNIEVRGLGKSRPVADNRTAAGRAENRRVAIIVSVD; this is encoded by the coding sequence ATGCATGCAAGCCGCTTCCTGACCGATCACCGAATTCGCTGGCAATCCTGGCTGGCCGCCGTCATGCTGGCCGGCCTGGCGCTGGCCGGCTGCCAGACCGCGCCGCGCGAAGGCCGGCTGTCGCCGGCGCAGCTCGCGGTGCTGCAGCAGGAGGGTTTCACGCTGACCGGGGAAGGCTGGGAACTAGGCCTCACCGACAAGGTGCTGTTCGGCTTCAACGAGGACCTGATCGAAGGGGACCGCGCCGCCAACGTGCTGCGCATTGGCCGGGCGCTGAGCGGCGTGGGCATCGAGCGCCTGCGCGTGGACGGCCATACCGATGATGCCGGCTCGGCGGAATACAACCAGTCGCTGTCGGTGCGGCGCGCCGAAGCCGTGGCCAGGCTGCTGGCCGATGCCGGCTTTACCCGCGACAACATCGAAGTCCGCGGGCTAGGCAAGTCCCGTCCGGTGGCGGACAACCGTACCGCCGCTGGACGCGCCGAGAACCGGCGCGTCGCCATCATCGTTTCGGTAGACTAG
- a CDS encoding VC_2705 family sodium/solute symporter has protein sequence MPEAQARFRRRLLLYYGLFTLGLFGFVGMMGLLERSNADALWLGYVFLFITIAIYACIGLICRTSDLNEYYVASRRVPAMFNGMAIAADWMSAASFIGLAGILFSSGYEGLAYVMGWTGGYCLVAFLLAPYLRKYGGYTIPDFLAARYGNGKPGGNLPVRALAVLAASLCSFVYLVAQIQGVGLVVTRFIGVEFAVGIFFGLAGILVCSFLGGMRAVTWTQVAQYIMMIVAFLVTVSMIAWKHHQEPLPQLSYGTLLTQLDARERQLEREPAEQAVRDYYRQQAILLQERIARLPESFAQERDALDARLQDLRTRNAPLREIKALERERLEFPRDVAAAQQQWHQQREEALARSRHSMSSTEPYPAASEQERKTKRLNFVLLVFCLMVGTASLPHILTRLYTTPSVRETRNSVAWAVFCIALLYVSAPTLAALVKYEFFEHLVGTPYADLPQWVVQWRKVDPPVFGIRDVNGDGIVQWAEILLQPDMIVLAAPEIAGLPYVISGLIAAGALAAALSTADGLLLTIANALSHDVFYHMVDRQASHQRRVTTAKIVLLAVALFASYVTSLRPGNILFLVGAAFSLAASSFFPVLILGIFWRRTTAAGAFAGMVAGLGVAVYYIFVNYPFFTRMTGIFGNRWFGVDPIASGAFGVPAGFAVAIVVSLLTPRNAPVIDKLVTYLRKG, from the coding sequence ATGCCCGAAGCCCAGGCGCGCTTTCGCCGGCGGTTGCTGCTCTACTACGGCCTGTTTACCCTGGGGCTGTTCGGCTTCGTGGGCATGATGGGCTTGCTGGAACGCTCCAATGCCGACGCGCTCTGGCTGGGCTACGTCTTCCTGTTCATCACCATCGCGATCTATGCCTGCATCGGGCTGATCTGCCGCACCTCGGACCTCAACGAGTACTACGTCGCGTCGCGGCGCGTGCCGGCCATGTTCAACGGCATGGCGATTGCGGCGGACTGGATGAGCGCGGCATCGTTCATCGGCCTGGCCGGCATCCTGTTTTCCTCTGGCTACGAAGGGCTGGCCTACGTGATGGGGTGGACCGGCGGCTATTGCCTGGTCGCCTTCCTGCTCGCGCCATATCTGCGCAAGTACGGCGGCTACACCATCCCCGACTTCCTCGCCGCGCGCTACGGCAACGGCAAGCCCGGCGGCAACCTGCCGGTGCGCGCGCTCGCGGTGCTGGCCGCCTCCCTTTGCTCCTTCGTCTACCTGGTGGCGCAGATCCAGGGCGTGGGACTGGTGGTGACGCGCTTCATCGGCGTCGAATTTGCCGTCGGCATCTTCTTCGGCCTGGCCGGCATCCTGGTCTGCTCGTTCCTGGGCGGCATGCGCGCGGTCACGTGGACGCAGGTTGCGCAGTACATCATGATGATCGTGGCGTTCCTGGTCACGGTCTCGATGATCGCGTGGAAACATCACCAGGAACCGCTGCCGCAACTCAGCTACGGCACGCTGCTGACGCAGCTGGACGCGCGTGAACGGCAGCTGGAGCGCGAGCCGGCCGAGCAGGCGGTGCGCGACTACTACCGCCAGCAGGCCATCCTGCTGCAGGAGCGCATCGCGCGCTTGCCTGAGTCCTTCGCGCAGGAGCGCGACGCGCTCGATGCGCGCCTTCAGGACCTGCGCACGCGCAACGCGCCGCTGCGCGAAATCAAGGCGCTCGAGCGCGAACGGCTGGAGTTTCCGCGCGATGTCGCGGCCGCGCAGCAGCAATGGCACCAGCAACGCGAAGAGGCGCTGGCCCGCAGCCGCCATTCGATGTCGTCCACCGAACCCTATCCCGCGGCATCCGAGCAGGAGCGCAAGACCAAGCGGCTCAATTTCGTCCTGCTGGTGTTCTGCCTGATGGTGGGCACCGCCAGCCTGCCGCACATCCTGACACGGCTCTACACCACGCCTTCGGTCCGGGAAACGCGCAATTCGGTGGCCTGGGCCGTGTTCTGCATCGCCTTGCTCTATGTCTCGGCACCCACGCTCGCCGCGCTGGTGAAGTACGAGTTCTTCGAGCACCTGGTCGGCACCCCGTATGCCGACCTGCCGCAGTGGGTGGTGCAATGGCGCAAGGTCGACCCACCGGTGTTCGGGATTCGCGACGTCAACGGCGACGGCATCGTGCAATGGGCCGAAATCCTGCTGCAGCCCGACATGATCGTGCTGGCCGCCCCGGAAATTGCCGGCCTGCCATACGTCATCTCCGGGCTGATCGCCGCCGGCGCGCTGGCCGCCGCGCTGTCGACCGCGGACGGGTTGCTGCTGACCATCGCCAACGCGCTGTCGCACGACGTCTTCTATCACATGGTCGACCGCCAGGCGAGCCACCAGCGGCGCGTCACCACCGCCAAGATCGTGCTGCTGGCGGTGGCGCTGTTCGCCTCGTACGTCACATCGTTGCGCCCCGGCAATATCCTGTTCCTGGTCGGCGCCGCCTTCTCGCTGGCGGCCTCCAGCTTCTTCCCGGTGCTGATCCTCGGCATCTTCTGGCGCCGCACCACCGCCGCCGGCGCCTTCGCCGGCATGGTCGCCGGGCTCGGCGTGGCGGTGTACTACATCTTCGTCAACTATCCCTTCTTCACCCGCATGACCGGCATCTTCGGCAACCGCTGGTTCGGCGTCGACCCCATCGCCTCCGGCGCCTTCGGTGTCCCGGCCGGCTTCGCGGTAGCGATCGTGGTCAGCCTGCTGACGCCCCGCAACGCGCCCGTGATCGACAAGCTGGTGACCTACCTGCGCAAGGGCTAG
- a CDS encoding alpha/beta hydrolase, whose amino-acid sequence MTTYAQQPNWRAIQNFLPADLQLTDEEAPQETWWQWQQHRVHLDCYRIASARLKVILLHGLGTNGRQLSVIVGAPLARAGFETIAVDMPEYGLTEVGPGKPVTYDDWVQAGSDLVDLEAKQDDRPIVLYGFSAGGLETFHIAAKNRKVKGIIGMGFFDPRLQAVRDQAAFNLLMSRLGSPLAQWTARTPFGGFRLPAAALIKMRELVNDKAALKVLLADKTSAGKWITMAFMASYMRYVPAVEPDDFDVCPILLTQPAQDHWTPLRLSEPFLRRVSHVPIRIVMLENAGHFPIEQPGLSQMIDAIREFCGEIAERHAPSRPLQAY is encoded by the coding sequence GTGACAACGTATGCACAGCAGCCGAACTGGCGCGCAATCCAGAATTTCCTGCCCGCCGACTTGCAATTGACCGACGAGGAAGCACCGCAGGAGACATGGTGGCAGTGGCAGCAACACCGCGTCCACCTCGATTGCTATCGCATTGCCTCCGCAAGGCTCAAGGTCATTCTCCTGCACGGCCTGGGTACCAATGGCCGGCAACTGTCCGTGATCGTAGGAGCGCCGCTGGCTCGCGCCGGCTTTGAAACCATCGCTGTCGACATGCCCGAGTATGGACTGACGGAGGTGGGCCCCGGCAAACCAGTAACGTATGACGACTGGGTTCAGGCCGGCAGCGACCTCGTCGATCTGGAAGCAAAGCAGGACGATCGTCCCATCGTGCTGTACGGCTTCAGCGCTGGCGGACTGGAAACGTTCCACATTGCTGCGAAGAACCGAAAGGTGAAGGGCATCATCGGCATGGGCTTTTTCGATCCGCGGCTGCAGGCGGTGCGGGACCAGGCCGCGTTCAACCTGCTCATGAGCCGGCTGGGAAGTCCGCTTGCACAATGGACCGCGCGCACGCCTTTCGGCGGGTTTCGCCTGCCCGCTGCCGCGCTGATCAAAATGCGGGAGCTGGTGAACGACAAGGCAGCCTTGAAAGTGCTTCTGGCGGATAAAACCTCCGCGGGCAAGTGGATCACGATGGCATTCATGGCCAGCTACATGCGCTACGTGCCCGCGGTAGAGCCGGACGATTTCGATGTCTGTCCGATCCTGCTGACGCAGCCCGCGCAGGATCATTGGACGCCCTTGCGCCTGAGTGAGCCGTTCCTCAGGCGTGTCAGCCATGTCCCCATAAGGATCGTGATGTTAGAAAACGCGGGACATTTTCCAATCGAGCAGCCTGGATTGAGCCAGATGATCGACGCGATCCGGGAGTTTTGTGGAGAGATTGCGGAGCGCCATGCGCCGAGTCGGCCCTTGCAGGCCTACTGA
- a CDS encoding YXWGXW repeat-containing protein: protein MTDCVLRPARALLLAALLGSGLTLSAASMAQVSVNIAIGVPPPAPIYEAVPAPRSGYVWVPGYWDWDDHHRKHDWKKGRWERERPGYVYESPRWIQARDGWVLVPGRWDPGGYKGKGKGNDKGYHCPPGHAKKGEC from the coding sequence ATGACGGATTGCGTGCTTCGCCCGGCCAGGGCCCTGCTGCTGGCCGCGTTGCTTGGTTCGGGCCTGACGCTCAGCGCGGCGTCGATGGCCCAGGTCTCGGTCAACATTGCCATTGGTGTCCCGCCGCCGGCGCCGATCTACGAGGCCGTGCCCGCACCGCGCAGTGGCTATGTCTGGGTGCCTGGCTACTGGGACTGGGACGATCACCACCGCAAGCATGACTGGAAGAAGGGCCGCTGGGAGCGCGAGCGGCCCGGCTATGTCTATGAGTCGCCGCGCTGGATCCAGGCGCGCGACGGCTGGGTGCTGGTGCCGGGACGCTGGGACCCGGGCGGGTACAAGGGCAAGGGCAAGGGCAACGACAAGGGCTACCATTGCCCGCCCGGCCATGCCAAGAAGGGCGAGTGCTGA
- a CDS encoding YfiR family protein, translated as MAPAPASLPPTAPASRARTRLRRGLTALLLAVTLAVLPAMLPPAVTAQPAPQRADLVARVVISLLGYARWPVERDPVRLCVDHASRYAARLKEGGTLANGRTVQTRQVDVLADMLHPACDALYVGTMNEPRRKRLSAELTGRPVLVIAEEDFECEVGSMFCLNIRDNQVSFRVNLDALARSGVHMHPGVLQLGRRKGAPS; from the coding sequence ATGGCGCCTGCCCCAGCCAGCCTCCCTCCGACCGCGCCCGCTTCCCGTGCACGGACGCGGCTGCGCCGCGGCCTGACCGCGCTACTGCTCGCTGTGACGCTGGCGGTGCTGCCGGCCATGCTGCCGCCCGCGGTCACTGCGCAGCCTGCCCCGCAGCGGGCCGACCTGGTTGCGCGCGTGGTCATCAGCCTGCTCGGCTATGCGCGCTGGCCGGTGGAGCGCGATCCCGTGCGCCTGTGCGTGGATCACGCCAGCCGCTATGCGGCGCGGCTGAAGGAAGGCGGCACGCTCGCCAATGGCCGCACCGTGCAGACCCGACAGGTCGACGTGCTGGCCGACATGCTGCATCCGGCGTGCGATGCGCTCTACGTCGGGACCATGAACGAGCCGCGCCGCAAACGGCTGTCGGCCGAACTGACCGGCCGCCCGGTGCTGGTCATCGCCGAGGAAGACTTCGAGTGCGAGGTGGGCAGCATGTTCTGCCTCAATATCCGCGACAACCAGGTCTCGTTCCGCGTCAACCTCGACGCCCTCGCCCGCAGCGGCGTGCACATGCATCCCGGCGTGCTGCAGCTCGGCCGCCGCAAGGGAGCGCCGTCATGA
- a CDS encoding CopD family protein, whose amino-acid sequence MTADPLLRLLHLTGVAVWVGGMFFAYLCLRPVAGSLLEPPPRLRLWRGVFGRFFPWVWASVAAILLSGGAMMTAVGMAGAPRNWHMMLGIGVVMAGIFCYVWFGPYRVLGRAVEAQDWPAAGAALNRIRQAVGTNLVLGLVNIVVATLGRWLA is encoded by the coding sequence ATGACCGCCGATCCCCTTTTGCGCTTGCTGCACCTGACCGGCGTCGCGGTCTGGGTCGGCGGCATGTTCTTCGCTTACCTGTGCCTGCGGCCGGTGGCCGGCAGCCTGCTGGAGCCGCCGCCGCGGCTGCGCCTGTGGCGCGGCGTGTTTGGCCGCTTCTTTCCATGGGTGTGGGCGTCGGTGGCGGCGATCCTGCTGAGCGGCGGCGCGATGATGACGGCCGTGGGCATGGCGGGGGCGCCGCGCAACTGGCACATGATGCTGGGCATCGGCGTGGTCATGGCGGGCATTTTTTGCTACGTGTGGTTCGGCCCCTACCGTGTGCTGGGCCGCGCCGTGGAGGCGCAGGACTGGCCAGCCGCCGGTGCCGCGCTGAACCGCATCCGGCAGGCGGTAGGAACGAACCTGGTGCTGGGGCTGGTCAATATCGTGGTGGCGACGCTGGGCCGCTGGCTCGCCTGA